Genomic DNA from Vreelandella subglaciescola:
CGACGGCCGGGTAGAGCAGCGCGACGGTGCGCCGCTTTGTTATGCCACACCCGAACAGACGCTCAACCCGCACTTTGTGGTAGGGGGGCGTTAACGCGGCCATCTCGGTTTTCTTTACGGCGCCTCCTACGTCATAGCGAGCGCCCCTTGTGTCATAGCGAACGCAGTGAAGCTATCTCGGGGTTGTCTGTACGGTGCCACCGCAGGCCAGGAGATCGCCACGTCGTTTACACCCGTTTTCTGGGTGTTCCACTCGCAATGACACCGTGGCGGGCGAGGTGCACAAAACCGGCAGGCCAAGGCCTGCATCGCCCGGTGAACCGGCCTCCTACGAAAACCTGTGTTGTGCACTCCGTCCTTGTAGGAGGGCGGCTTCACCCACAAAACGGGTGCAAGTGCCGCGCGACCGGTTTGGCCACGGAGCCTGAATCGTGTGATCACGAGCACCCAAAGGGCGGGTGTAAACGAAGCGCGGCCATCTCGGGGTTTGCTGATGCGGCCACGAGATCGCTGCGTCGTTTACGCGATGATAGTAGCGAGAAGCGTGGGCACGGGACGAAAACCCTGACCCAGAAACAGCGTAACCCGGCATTTTGCCGGGTTACTTTGTTATTGCCGTTGATATGGCATGCCATCACTGGCGCTGGCGTGTCCAGTCGCGCTGAAAGGTGGCGATCTGGATGGCAGCGATGAGCAGCACAATGAACCCCACGGCGCCGGGGTAGTAAAGCGGCATGGCGAGCAGGCAGAACACCAGCACCGTAACGCCGCAGCTGAGGATGCCGAGCCCCCATATGGCGTGCCAATGGCGGTGCAGGCTTGCCCAGACCAGCGCCTTCAGGGGGACCACTACCACCGCAGCGAAACCGAGCAGCCCAATAAGCCCAAGCCCGGTCGCCACGCTGGCCAGCAGCGAGGCGTAATCGCGATACCCGGTCAGTGCGCCGGCCTCGGCGGGCGGCACAAGCTGGCCGCTACCCAGCAGCCAATGTGCCTGGAAGGCCTCCCACGCCTGGTCCCACAGCGTTACCCGCTCGACGATGCCGGGATGCAGCGCCTGGGCCTGGTCGAATTGGCCGTTCAACACCAGCCCAATGGCCTGCAAGGGCTCCACCAGGCGCTGCACCAGCGGCGATGCATTGGGCAGCAGCCAATCGTGGCTGACCACCCCCAGCAGCAACACCGCCAGCAGCGCCCCCACGCCAAGCCGGCCCAGGCGATACCCCTGGGGGCGCCCCAGCACCGTGGACGCCACCACATAGACCGCACCACCCGCCGCTGCGGCCAGCCAGGCCGTGGTATAGCCCGTCCCCATCAGCACGATCATGATGGGCATCGTGAGCATTGCCGCCAGCACTACCTGCGCGGCCGGCCGCCACCCGGCACCCAGCCGCTGCAGGCCCGCCAACAGCACCGCCAGCATCACCACCAGGCCAACGCTGGACATAAAACCGATGTGTGCCGCTTCTCCCCACGCGCCGGGAATACTGAAGCGACCGCGTTCCAACAGACTCCAGTCGGCATCCAGCATGAAGGTGAAGCCGCCGCCCAGCATTGCCGTCAGCACCAGCCAGTTCCAGTGCAGCCGGCACTGTGCCAGCCACCAGGCTAGCGGCAGGCTGGCGAGTCCGCTAATGGCCAGCAGCCCCCACCACAGCGGCGCGTTGTCCAGCGGCTCGAAGTTTCCGCTTGTCACGCCGCGCAGCAGCAGGTAAAGACTCAGCCCCAGGCTCAGCCAGAACAGCTTGAGCCGCAGCACATCGCGCCAAAACAGCGGATAGGCCAGCACGGCGGCGGCCACCACCAACGCACCGCCCGCCAGGGCAAGCCGCGTATTCAGCCCGACACTAAAGGCCATCAGGTAGAGCCCGATCAGCGCCGCCTGGCGGCGGCCACCGCCTACCAGCGGGCGGCTTCGCAGGCGTACGATCTGCGACGAGGCACGCACTGCGCCACCGTCCAGCGTTGCCTTGTGCAGCCGACGCAGCGCCTTGCTGGTGTGCCAGGCGCGCGTCACAAACAGCCCGTGCATCAGGAACACCACCAGCAGGCTCGCCAGCAGCAGTACGTCTGGCACCCCGACTAGCGAGAGCACCACCCCGATGCCGCCCAGCGCCGCCACCAGCAGCATCAGAATCATGCTGGTCTGCCCGGCGGTGAAGCCGGCGCGCAGGAAGATATGGTGCAGGTGGTTGCGGTCGGCCGAGAACGGGCTGCGCCCCTTAAGGATGCGGCGCACCATCAGGCTCAGGGTATCCATCACCGGCAGCGCCACCACCCACAGGTAGGCGACGGGGCTGAGCACCGCCCGCGGGCTCTGCGACAATTCCACCACGAACCAGGCGATGGCAAAGCCCAGCGCCATGCTGCCGGAGTCGCCCATGAACACGCTCGCCTTGCGCCGCCACGGATGGCGCAGATTGAACAGCAAAAAGCCCACCAATGCCGCAGCCAGGGTCACGATCACCGCCAGTAGCATCAGCTGGCTCTGCAGCGCCGCGACGAAGGCCAGCCAGCCCAGCACGCTCAGCGCGCTACCGCCGGCCAGGCCGTCCACCCCATCCATCATGTTGATGGCATTGATCAGCCCCGCCACGGCGACGATCGTCACCGGTACTGCCAGCCAGCCCAGGTGCACGGCGCCGAGCAGCGGAAAGCTTCCCAGGTATTCCAGCGTGCGCTGGCCCCACAGCACCATCAGCGCCGCCACCGCCAGCTGCACGCCGAGCTTCAGCGTGCTGCGCATGTCGCGGGCGTCGTCGAGCACTCCGCAGACCACCAGCGCCAGCACCCCCACGTACAGCGGCAGCAGCTCGCCCACCCCCGCCGGCTGCAGCGGCTGCACCAGCAGAAAGCCGATAAACACCCCCAGGCCACCGGTCAGAGGAACGGTGCCCTGGTGCTGCTTGCGTCCGCCGGGCGCATCGGCCAGCCCCCAGCCGATGGCGGGCTGGCGCAACAGCAGAATGGAGACTGCCGAAAGGCAGAGGGCAAGCAAGGGCAAGAAAGGCGTCACAGTCATTGCGTCAATTTCCAGAAATAGAGGTTGTCTCACCCTTTTTCCTCTCACAGCCTGAGGTCTACCGCCTCCTTGGGCAGCAGGTATTTCAGATCAAAGAGGACATGCTCGGGCTTGCCCCAGGCGCGGATGCCTTCAACGCCCAGCTCGCTGAACTCGCGGTGCGCTACGGCAAGGATGGTGGCATCGTAGGTACCCGCTTCGGGCTGCGCTACCGGACGAACGCCATATTCGGCCTCGGCTTCCCGCGGGTTGACCTGAGGGTCGAATACATCCACCGCCACGTTGTAGTCGGCAAGCTCACTGATGATATCCACCACCCGGGTATTACGCAGGTCCGGGCAGTTTTCCTTAAAGGTCAGCCCCATCACCAGCACCCGGGCCCCCTCGACGTGGATACGCCGCTTGATCATCTGCTTGACCAGCTGACTGACCACATAAGCGCCCATGCCGTCGTTGATACGCCGGCCGGAGAGGATCATCTCGGGGTGGTAGCCCACCTGCTGGGCCTTGTGAGTCAGGTAGTAGGGGTCCACGCCGATGCAGTGACCGCCCACCAGCCCCGGGCGAAACGGCAGGAAGTTCCATTTGGTGCCTGCCGCTTCCAGCACCTCCTCGGTGTCGATCCCCAGGCGGTTGAAGATCACCGCCAGCTCGTTGATCAGCGCAATGTTCACGTCGCGCTGGGTGTTCTCTATCACCTTGGCCGCCTCGGCCACCGCGATGGAGCTGGCTATATGAGTGCCAGCGGTGATCACCCGGCGGTAGAGAGAGTCGACGAACTCGGCCACCTCAGGCGTTGAGCCCGAAGTGACTTTTTTGATGTTGGTGACTCGATGCTGCTTGTCGCCCGGGTTGATGCGCTCCGGGCTGTAGCCGGCAAAAAAATCCTGATTGTAGACCAGCTGCGATACCCGCTCGATCACGGGGATGCAGTCCTCTTCGGTAGCACCGGGATAGACGGTGGATTCATAGATCACTACATCGCCTTTGCTCACCACCTGGCCTAACGTTTCGCTGGCGCGGATCAATGGAGTTAAATCCGGGCGGCGGCTGGCGTCGATGGGCGTGGGCACGGTCACGATATACACGTTGCAGTCGTGCAACGCCTCGACGTCGCTGGTAAAGCTCAGCTGCTGGGCCTCGGCCAGCAGCTCAGGCTCCACTTCCAGGGTATTATCCACGCCGTCGCGCAGTTCACCGATGCGCTTGTCGTTGATATCAAAACCCAGCGTGGGCAACACCTTGCCAAATTCCACCGCCAGCGGCAGGCCCACATAGCCCAGGCCGATTACCCCCAGGCGCACGTCATCCATCTTCATCATTGTTTCGTCCCGTTTATTGCGCATTATTCAAAATTCAAAGCCAGCTTACCCATCGCCTCATACACCGCCCGCTCGGTCTTGCGCAGGTGGCGGGCAGAAGGCACCCAGTCGGACAAGACACCCGGCGAGTCAGCGGCGACAAGATAGTGGGTGGGCGCCGCCACCGGGGCAAGGCCCACCGCCCGAAAATGCGCCATGGCCCGCGGCATATGCGAGGCCGACGTGACCAGCACCAGCGCTGCGTCCTCGCCCAGCGCCTCGCGCACTGCACTGGCCTCCAGGCCGGTATCCGTCGGGGTATCCAGCACCACCAGCCGCTCACCCGGCACTCCCAAGGCAACCGCGGCCTGAGCATAGCCCTGGGCCACGGGGGGCCTCTCCGCCTGGCGGCTGGCCCCCGTCACCACCAGCGGCAGTTCGGGCCGCTGGCGCCACAGCCGCACGCCCTCCATCAGGCGGATAGCGGAGCTATCACTCAGTTTTCCGGTGATCGACCTTGGCGCATCCGGCTGCCAGCCCCCACCCAGCACAACCACCGCCTCAATATCCGCCTCTTTGGTGAGCTGGGGCATTGCGGCATACTCGGCCTCCAGCGGCGCCAGCAGGCGGTCCGCCACTGGCGCAGTGCTGGCCAGCAACAGCAGCACCAGTGCCAGCACGGCAGTGCCAAGGCCGCTGCGCCGCCGCCCCGCCCCAATCAGCAGCAGGCCCACACACAGCAGGCCCAGCAGGAGGGGCAGCGGCATCAGCAGCTGGGCCGCCAGCGTCTTCAATAGGTCATACATATAAGGCACCCGATCAGCGGGTTTTGAGACAGCCCAGCGCGGCGTCTATCACAATCCGCTCGTCAAACTCGGCCTCGATGCGCACCCGCGCCGCGGTGCCCGCCGCCTGTAGCTGCTCGGCCGGCATAGTGATGCAGTCGTCCATGCGCGCCGCCAGCGAATCAACGCTTTTTACCTCGCAGAGCCAGCCGGTCTTGCCGGCCGCCACCGCATGACGGCACCCGGGCACGTCGGAAACGATGGCCGGCCGGCCCATAGCGGCGGCCTCCAGCACGGTGCGCGGCATGCCCTCGCGATAGGAGGGCAGCACCAGCACGTGCGCCTGCTCGATCAACGGCCGCACGTCGCCCTGCTCGCCCAGGTAGTCGATCACTCCAGCCTGCTGCCACTGCGTCACCTCGCGTTCGGTAATGGCGGTGCGGTTGCTGGCCCCGTGCGGGCCAATCAGCAGGAAATGGGTATTAGGGTGCACGGCGCGCACCTGCTCGGCGGCCTGCACGTATTCGCGCACGCCCTTATCGCCCAGCAACCGCGCGATCATCACGAAGGTGAACGGCGCTGGCGGCGGCAGCGTAGAGTAGGTAAAACGCTCAGTATTCATGCCCGAGCCCGGCAGCACCGTGGTCGGGGTGTCGCGCAGCAGGCCGTGGTGCTGGAACAGATCGTGGTCCTCCTGGTTCTGGAAGAACACCCGCTGCGCCCCGCGGTTAGCCAAGCCATATAGCCCGCGCACCCGGCGAAACAGCCAGCTGTCGTGCAGGAAGGCAGTGCCCAGCCCCGACACGTTGTTGGCATAAGGAATGCTCAGCACCCGGCAGGCCAGGCCCGAATAGATATTAGCCTTCACCGTGAAGTTGAACACAAACCCCGGCTTCAGTCGGCGCAGCGTGGCGGCCAGCGCCAGCAGGCTTTTACCCTCGCCCAGCAGCCGGGTACTCTTGCCCTCCATGGGCAGCGGCATATGCTCGATGCCCAGCTCCTCTACCAGCCGCGCGGAGTAGTCATCCTGCGGCGCCAGCGCCACCACCCGGTAGCCGGCCTCGCGCAGCGCTGCGATGGTGCCGCGGCGGAAGTTGTAGAGGTACCAGGAGGTGTTGGAGACCAGTACGACGGGGATGTTTTTTTCTTGCATAAGCGACTCCGAGAACGCTACACCAACCACACCAGCTGATACGGCAGCCAGGCGAAGGAGTGGGCGGCGAAAAACAGCCACACCGCCAGCACGGCGGTGTAATAGACCAGCACCCCCAGCACGATATAGGCGCGCCACAGGGAATCCTGCACCAAGGTGTGCAGCCGCGCGAAGACGAAGATTTGAATGGGGATCAGGTAGAGCGCCACGCGGTCCGTGGCCGTGGAAGAAATCACCACCAGCGGAATACAGACGATGGCCAGCAGCGACATCCACCACCACAACCGGCGCTCGCCCTCCTTCAGCGCCAGATACTTGTGCAGCCCCAGGTAGAGCGCCGCCGGGATGGCATTCATCAGCACCCGGATTAGCCCGCCCTGCGACTGGTAGTCGGCTTCCACATAGTTGGCCCAGAGGGAATCGACCGAATCGAACAGGAACAGGTAGCCGCCGATCAGCGAGGCCGCACCGATCCATGCCAGGGAGAGTAAGCGATTGTGGCTGGCCGCCAGGCCGGCCACCGGCAATATCAGCACCGCCGACTTGTGGAAGGCCGCACCGATCATCACCCAGACCACAAACACACGCAGTCGGCTGTCGCCCAGCGCCACCAGCCCCAGCAGCACGAAGCCCAACGCCACCGCCTGGCGCGAATAGCCCATGCCCACCACGATAATCAGGTAGGGCACCGCCACCAGCAGCGCCAGCCAGGGCAAGGGCTGGCGACGAGCGAAGGCAACTACCCCCGTCATCAGGATGGCGCCACAGGCCAGGTTAACCCAGTAGATGTTGCCGCCGAGCTGGGCCACGACCCAGTTGAGCAGGTAGTAGCCGGGATCGCCGTGCAGCAGCACTTCAATGAGAGACATCCCTGCAGCACGATACAGATAGCCGAGATAGGCGAACCAGTCCCCCCCGACCTCGAAGCGCAGGCCGATGGCCAGGGCAAAGAGCCCGCCCACCAACCACCAGACGGCGGTTTGCGCAGAGGGCGCGAGGCGACGCTGGGCGAGTACCCCTAAAGCGGGAATCAGGAAGAGCATCCAATAAGGCAACATAAGGCACGCTAAAATGAGAAGCGCCGCATGCGCGGCGCTTCAGTCTAAAGAAAGGTCACGGCAGCCCCGGCTTCCAGCGCCGCTGCCAGGCGAGCAGCTGCAGCACCGCCCAGAGCTGCTGGGCGTGGTGGCCCTGGCCCTTGAGGTGGGCCTGCCAGAGCCGGCGTACCTGTCGGGCGTCCAGCATCGGCAGCTCGGCAAGGCTCGCGGAGGATAGCAGATCCTCCGCCCATTCCCTAAGCGGGCCGCGCAGCCAATCGTCAAGCGGTATGGCAAAGCCCATCTTGGGGCGCTCGATCAGCTCGCGGGGCACATGGCGATAGAGCAGCTGGCGCAGCACCCACTTGCCCTGGCCGTCACGCAGTTTGATGCCGGCAGGGATGCGCCAGGCGGTGTGGAACACCTCGGGGTCAAGGAACGGCACGCGTACCTCCAGGCTGCTGGCCATGCTGGCGCGGTCGACCTTGACCAGCACGTCGTCCACCATGAAGTGCAGCGTATCCATCAGCAGCATCCACTCCACGCTATTGAACTGCGCCAGCGCCGGGAACAGTGCCTCCGGCGCCGCGCCTGGCCTTGAGCCTTTCAGCAGCGCGGTTGGCTGGCGATTCATCGAGGCAACCCCGGCGAACAGCGCTCGCTCACTCGAGCTTTCCAGCACCGCGGCTAACTTATGCAGCTTTTCGCCGAAGGTGCGCATCCGCAGGCGGCTAGGCAATACCTTGCCACACAGCTGCATCATGCGATCGAGCGCATGAGGGGGAATCGCCTTGAGCGATAGCGCCAGCGCACGCCGCGCCGGCAGCGGCAGGCGCTTGAGCTTGTGCCAGATACGCGGCACCCAGAGGTGGCGGTTGTAGCCGCCGAACAGCTCGTCGCCGGCATCACCGGAGAGCGCCACGCTGACGTGTTCGCGGGTCAGCTTTGATACCAGCGCGGTGGGCAGCTGGGAGGAATCGGCAAAGGGCTCGTCATATAATTCGGGCAACTGCGGTACCAGGTCGAGCGCCATGGCTGAGGTAGCCTGCAGCGTCATATGTTCGGTGCCCAGATGAGCTGCCACCGCTGCGGCATGCTGCGATTCATCGTAGCGGGCATCGTCGAAGCCCACCGAGAAGGTGCGCACCGGCCGCTCGGCCTGCTGCTGCATCAGCGCTACGATCAGCGAGCTATCGATTCCGCCGGAAAGGAAGGCGCCCAATGGCACATCGGCCAGCATCTGTTCCTTTACCGAATGCGACAGCGCACGTTCCACTTCGCTGACCGCCGCCAGGGGGTCGGAGAGCGGTTCATCAGCCATGGCGGCACGCGCGGCGGCTTCTGCCGACCACCATTGCACCGGCGCCGGCAGCCGGCCAGCCTGCACATCGGCTACAGAAAGCGTCAGCATAGAACCCGGCGGCAGCTTGGCGACGCCCTGGAAGATACTCGCCTCGCCCCCCACACAGCCGAAGCGCAGGTAACCTTCCAACGCTTCCGTAGCCAAGGTGCCCTGCCATTCGGGGTGGGCCATTAGCGCCTTGAGCTCGGAGCCGAACAGCAGCGGCCCACGCCCCATTACCGGTTCACGTTCATCACCGCGCTGACCTTGAGCGATACCACAGCCTTGAGCAAAGCCAACGTAAAGCGGCTTCTCGCCGAAGCGATCCCGCGCCAGCGTCAGGGTGCGGGCTTTGCGATTCCACAGCGCGATGGCAAACATCCCCACTGCGGCCTGCAGGGAGGCCTCGACTCCCCAAGCCGCGAACGCCGCCAGCAGCGTTTCGGTATCCGAATGCCCACGCCAAGCCGGGGCCTGGCCTGCGCGTTCCAAGCGGGTGCGCAGTTCGAGGTGGTTGTAGATCTCGCCATTGAAGGCAATCACATAGCACCCGCAGGCCGAATGCATGGGTTGGTGGCCTGCCGGGGAGAGATCCAGGATCGACAAGCGACGGTGCGCCAGCGCAAGCCCGGCCTGCTCCTCACACCATACGCCCTCATCATCCGGGCCGCGGTGCAAAATCTGTGCAGCCATCTTACTGGCAGTGGCAGCACTGGGAGTTTCTTGCCCCCAGAAGCCGGTAATGCCGCACATCAGCTGTATCCTTGCGGGTTGGCCTGCTGCCAGCGCCAGACGTCCGCCATCATGGCGTCGAGATCTCGCTGGGTCTGCCAGCCGAGTTCCTCGCGGGCCTTGGTTGGGTCTGCCCAGCAACGGGCCACATCCCCTCCACGGCGCGGTGCAAAATGATAAGGCACCTGGCGTCCACTTGCCTGCTCGAAGGCACGCACCATCTCCAGCACCGAGAAGCCCCGCCCGGTGCCCAGGTTCCACACGTTCATCCCCGCGCGTTTTTTCAATGCTTCCATGGCCGCCAGGTGGCCGCCCACCAGATCCACCACGTGCAGATAGTCACGCACTCCGGTGCCGTCCGGTGTGGGGTAATCGTTGCCGAACACTGTCAGCGATTCTCGCCGTCCGCTCGCCACCTGGGCAAGGTAGGGCACCAGGTTATTGGGCGTACCCAGCGGCGATTCACCGATGCGCCCGCTCTCATGGGCCCCCACCGGATTAAAATAGCGCAGCACGCCGATATGCCAGCGCGGATTAGATGTCGCCAGGTCCGCCAGCACCTGCTCGACCATCAGTTTGGAACGCCCATAGGGATTGCTCGGCGTTCCCGTCGGCAGCGCTTCATGCCACGGCAGTGGATGGCCCTCGCCGTACACCGTGGCCGAAGAGCTGAAGACCAGCCGGTACACTCCCGCCGCCGCCATCGCCTGGCACAGGGTGTTGGTCCCGCCCACGTTGTTCTCGAAATACGCCAGCGGCTGCTCGACGCTTTCGCCCACCGCCTTCAGGCCAGCGAAGTGCATCACCGCATCACAGGCGTGCTCGGCAAACAGCTC
This window encodes:
- a CDS encoding ElyC/SanA/YdcF family protein, with protein sequence MYDLLKTLAAQLLMPLPLLLGLLCVGLLLIGAGRRRSGLGTAVLALVLLLLASTAPVADRLLAPLEAEYAAMPQLTKEADIEAVVVLGGGWQPDAPRSITGKLSDSSAIRLMEGVRLWRQRPELPLVVTGASRQAERPPVAQGYAQAAVALGVPGERLVVLDTPTDTGLEASAVREALGEDAALVLVTSASHMPRAMAHFRAVGLAPVAAPTHYLVAADSPGVLSDWVPSARHLRKTERAVYEAMGKLALNFE
- a CDS encoding asparagine synthetase B family protein, which gives rise to MCGITGFWGQETPSAATASKMAAQILHRGPDDEGVWCEEQAGLALAHRRLSILDLSPAGHQPMHSACGCYVIAFNGEIYNHLELRTRLERAGQAPAWRGHSDTETLLAAFAAWGVEASLQAAVGMFAIALWNRKARTLTLARDRFGEKPLYVGFAQGCGIAQGQRGDEREPVMGRGPLLFGSELKALMAHPEWQGTLATEALEGYLRFGCVGGEASIFQGVAKLPPGSMLTLSVADVQAGRLPAPVQWWSAEAAARAAMADEPLSDPLAAVSEVERALSHSVKEQMLADVPLGAFLSGGIDSSLIVALMQQQAERPVRTFSVGFDDARYDESQHAAAVAAHLGTEHMTLQATSAMALDLVPQLPELYDEPFADSSQLPTALVSKLTREHVSVALSGDAGDELFGGYNRHLWVPRIWHKLKRLPLPARRALALSLKAIPPHALDRMMQLCGKVLPSRLRMRTFGEKLHKLAAVLESSSERALFAGVASMNRQPTALLKGSRPGAAPEALFPALAQFNSVEWMLLMDTLHFMVDDVLVKVDRASMASSLEVRVPFLDPEVFHTAWRIPAGIKLRDGQGKWVLRQLLYRHVPRELIERPKMGFAIPLDDWLRGPLREWAEDLLSSASLAELPMLDARQVRRLWQAHLKGQGHHAQQLWAVLQLLAWQRRWKPGLP
- a CDS encoding glycosyltransferase family 4 protein, producing MQEKNIPVVLVSNTSWYLYNFRRGTIAALREAGYRVVALAPQDDYSARLVEELGIEHMPLPMEGKSTRLLGEGKSLLALAATLRRLKPGFVFNFTVKANIYSGLACRVLSIPYANNVSGLGTAFLHDSWLFRRVRGLYGLANRGAQRVFFQNQEDHDLFQHHGLLRDTPTTVLPGSGMNTERFTYSTLPPPAPFTFVMIARLLGDKGVREYVQAAEQVRAVHPNTHFLLIGPHGASNRTAITEREVTQWQQAGVIDYLGEQGDVRPLIEQAHVLVLPSYREGMPRTVLEAAAMGRPAIVSDVPGCRHAVAAGKTGWLCEVKSVDSLAARMDDCITMPAEQLQAAGTAARVRIEAEFDERIVIDAALGCLKTR
- a CDS encoding EpsG family protein; translation: MLPYWMLFLIPALGVLAQRRLAPSAQTAVWWLVGGLFALAIGLRFEVGGDWFAYLGYLYRAAGMSLIEVLLHGDPGYYLLNWVVAQLGGNIYWVNLACGAILMTGVVAFARRQPLPWLALLVAVPYLIIVVGMGYSRQAVALGFVLLGLVALGDSRLRVFVVWVMIGAAFHKSAVLILPVAGLAASHNRLLSLAWIGAASLIGGYLFLFDSVDSLWANYVEADYQSQGGLIRVLMNAIPAALYLGLHKYLALKEGERRLWWWMSLLAIVCIPLVVISSTATDRVALYLIPIQIFVFARLHTLVQDSLWRAYIVLGVLVYYTAVLAVWLFFAAHSFAWLPYQLVWLV
- a CDS encoding MraY family glycosyltransferase; translation: MRQPLFLEIDAMTVTPFLPLLALCLSAVSILLLRQPAIGWGLADAPGGRKQHQGTVPLTGGLGVFIGFLLVQPLQPAGVGELLPLYVGVLALVVCGVLDDARDMRSTLKLGVQLAVAALMVLWGQRTLEYLGSFPLLGAVHLGWLAVPVTIVAVAGLINAINMMDGVDGLAGGSALSVLGWLAFVAALQSQLMLLAVIVTLAAALVGFLLFNLRHPWRRKASVFMGDSGSMALGFAIAWFVVELSQSPRAVLSPVAYLWVVALPVMDTLSLMVRRILKGRSPFSADRNHLHHIFLRAGFTAGQTSMILMLLVAALGGIGVVLSLVGVPDVLLLASLLVVFLMHGLFVTRAWHTSKALRRLHKATLDGGAVRASSQIVRLRSRPLVGGGRRQAALIGLYLMAFSVGLNTRLALAGGALVVAAAVLAYPLFWRDVLRLKLFWLSLGLSLYLLLRGVTSGNFEPLDNAPLWWGLLAISGLASLPLAWWLAQCRLHWNWLVLTAMLGGGFTFMLDADWSLLERGRFSIPGAWGEAAHIGFMSSVGLVVMLAVLLAGLQRLGAGWRPAAQVVLAAMLTMPIMIVLMGTGYTTAWLAAAAGGAVYVVASTVLGRPQGYRLGRLGVGALLAVLLLGVVSHDWLLPNASPLVQRLVEPLQAIGLVLNGQFDQAQALHPGIVERVTLWDQAWEAFQAHWLLGSGQLVPPAEAGALTGYRDYASLLASVATGLGLIGLLGFAAVVVVPLKALVWASLHRHWHAIWGLGILSCGVTVLVFCLLAMPLYYPGAVGFIVLLIAAIQIATFQRDWTRQRQ
- the galE gene encoding UDP-glucose 4-epimerase GalE — its product is MKILVTGGAGYIGSHAIVALLEAGHEVVVLDNLANGSPEAVTRAAALGGGNVPFIEGDVRDRVLLDELFAEHACDAVMHFAGLKAVGESVEQPLAYFENNVGGTNTLCQAMAAAGVYRLVFSSSATVYGEGHPLPWHEALPTGTPSNPYGRSKLMVEQVLADLATSNPRWHIGVLRYFNPVGAHESGRIGESPLGTPNNLVPYLAQVASGRRESLTVFGNDYPTPDGTGVRDYLHVVDLVGGHLAAMEALKKRAGMNVWNLGTGRGFSVLEMVRAFEQASGRQVPYHFAPRRGGDVARCWADPTKAREELGWQTQRDLDAMMADVWRWQQANPQGYS
- the tviB gene encoding Vi polysaccharide biosynthesis UDP-N-acetylglucosamine C-6 dehydrogenase TviB; the protein is MMKMDDVRLGVIGLGYVGLPLAVEFGKVLPTLGFDINDKRIGELRDGVDNTLEVEPELLAEAQQLSFTSDVEALHDCNVYIVTVPTPIDASRRPDLTPLIRASETLGQVVSKGDVVIYESTVYPGATEEDCIPVIERVSQLVYNQDFFAGYSPERINPGDKQHRVTNIKKVTSGSTPEVAEFVDSLYRRVITAGTHIASSIAVAEAAKVIENTQRDVNIALINELAVIFNRLGIDTEEVLEAAGTKWNFLPFRPGLVGGHCIGVDPYYLTHKAQQVGYHPEMILSGRRINDGMGAYVVSQLVKQMIKRRIHVEGARVLVMGLTFKENCPDLRNTRVVDIISELADYNVAVDVFDPQVNPREAEAEYGVRPVAQPEAGTYDATILAVAHREFSELGVEGIRAWGKPEHVLFDLKYLLPKEAVDLRL